From the Leptolyngbya sp. O-77 genome, one window contains:
- a CDS encoding type II toxin-antitoxin system VapC family toxin, with translation MGVLVDTNLILDFLLEREPFFQDAEALFQEIASGQIVGYVTATTLTDVFYIARRHTQSIERARQVIAITLSTMEICPVDRSVLELALAFTTPDFEDAVQIAGASVQGLDAIVTRDAELSTTLVPVLSIRQVLQALEKSE, from the coding sequence ATGGGAGTTTTAGTTGATACAAATCTTATTTTGGATTTTTTACTGGAAAGAGAGCCATTTTTTCAGGATGCGGAGGCTTTATTTCAGGAAATAGCTTCTGGTCAGATTGTCGGTTATGTGACGGCAACAACGCTAACAGATGTTTTCTATATTGCGAGACGACACACTCAAAGCATCGAACGAGCTAGACAAGTCATCGCAATCACCTTGTCGACAATGGAAATTTGCCCCGTTGACCGATCTGTGCTGGAATTAGCTCTGGCATTCACTACGCCAGATTTTGAGGATGCTGTACAAATTGCAGGTGCATCGGTTCAAGGCTTAGATGCAATTGTTACCCGTGATGCTGAGTTATCTACCACCTTAGTACCAGTGCTGTCTATCAGGCAGGTCTTGCAAGCGCTAGAAAAGTCTGAGTAG
- a CDS encoding DNA phosphorothioation system restriction enzyme, whose amino-acid sequence MGLKDLSLRNQYRSDRHNLLADFYIPCLERAIAYDRAVGFFSSTSLVLAAQGLAALVKTGGKMRLIASPYLSDEDIRAIEQGLKQRQDAVTEALLRELDQEFEEVVQDRLACLAWLLRNEVLEIKLAVPCNIRRRGVYHEKLGIFSDASGHQIVFTGSANESANALSDNFECIDVFRSWQVGDAERIAEKTEDFQRLWDNETPNLEVLAFPEAAQRSLLQRCPSEAPTREPKVASSSGSYGFESIHLPQQPAGIPTLPFWLTLRPYQQQAIANWFANNGRGTLKMATGSGKTITALAIAAELYQKIQLQALIIICPYRHLVQQWARECRKFGITDPLLAFESRHQWQGCLSNQLYNVKAGHQPFLAVITTNATLISDGFQSQLPYFPKKTLIVGDEAHNLGAKRLEASLPRNIGLRLALSATPERYFDEQGTEALLGYFGPVLEPEFTLKDAIAQGALVHYLYYPILVELTESETERYSELTTRIGRAMAMGEDPDENEGLAALLNQRARLVGAAANKLEALREVMRSRLDTSHTLIYCGDGSVEDDTSAESQRQLEAVTRLLGRDLGYRVNTYTAETTLDEREDLRHQFETGELQGLVAIRCLDEGVDIPAIETAVILASSGNPRQFIQRRGRVLRPHPGKRRATVFDMIVLPPDLGRETLEVERNLFRKELTRFVEFADLADNAGEARSQLLDLQQRYGLLDL is encoded by the coding sequence ATGGGCCTCAAAGACCTCTCGTTGCGAAATCAGTATCGTAGCGATCGCCATAACTTGCTGGCGGATTTCTACATCCCCTGTTTGGAGCGAGCGATCGCCTATGATCGTGCCGTCGGTTTCTTCTCCAGCACGTCTCTGGTGCTGGCGGCTCAGGGGCTAGCCGCGCTTGTGAAAACGGGCGGGAAAATGCGCCTGATTGCGTCCCCATATTTATCAGATGAAGACATTCGGGCGATCGAACAGGGGCTAAAACAGCGGCAGGACGCGGTTACAGAGGCGCTGTTGCGAGAGCTGGATCAAGAGTTTGAAGAGGTCGTTCAGGATCGTCTCGCTTGCTTGGCCTGGCTGCTGAGGAATGAAGTTTTAGAAATCAAATTGGCAGTTCCTTGCAACATCCGGCGACGAGGAGTTTATCACGAGAAGCTGGGCATTTTTAGTGATGCGTCGGGCCACCAGATCGTCTTCACAGGATCTGCCAATGAAAGCGCTAATGCCCTTAGCGACAATTTTGAATGCATCGATGTCTTCCGTTCGTGGCAGGTTGGCGATGCGGAGCGCATTGCAGAAAAAACGGAGGATTTTCAGCGGCTATGGGACAACGAAACGCCCAACCTAGAGGTGCTCGCTTTTCCAGAAGCGGCGCAGCGATCGCTCCTCCAACGCTGCCCATCCGAAGCGCCAACGCGAGAACCAAAGGTGGCATCGTCGAGCGGCAGCTATGGGTTTGAGAGCATCCATCTGCCCCAGCAGCCAGCGGGCATCCCCACCCTGCCCTTCTGGCTGACGCTGCGCCCCTACCAGCAGCAGGCGATCGCCAACTGGTTTGCCAACAACGGTCGGGGCACCTTGAAGATGGCGACGGGCAGCGGCAAAACCATTACAGCGCTGGCGATCGCAGCGGAACTCTATCAAAAGATTCAACTGCAAGCGCTGATTATCATTTGCCCCTATCGGCATCTGGTGCAGCAGTGGGCGCGGGAATGCCGCAAGTTTGGCATCACCGACCCCCTCCTGGCGTTCGAGAGCCGGCATCAGTGGCAGGGTTGCTTATCTAATCAGCTTTATAACGTTAAGGCTGGTCATCAACCCTTTCTGGCCGTGATCACGACCAACGCTACACTGATCAGCGATGGTTTTCAGTCACAACTGCCCTACTTTCCCAAGAAAACACTCATCGTAGGCGATGAAGCTCACAACCTCGGAGCAAAACGATTAGAAGCCAGCCTGCCGAGGAATATCGGGCTGCGGTTGGCACTGTCGGCTACTCCAGAACGCTACTTCGACGAGCAGGGAACGGAAGCGCTGCTGGGCTATTTTGGCCCGGTGCTGGAGCCAGAATTTACCCTAAAAGATGCGATCGCCCAGGGGGCGCTGGTTCACTACTTGTATTACCCGATTTTGGTTGAGCTGACGGAATCAGAAACGGAGCGCTATTCGGAATTGACCACGCGGATTGGGCGAGCGATGGCCATGGGGGAAGACCCGGACGAAAACGAGGGACTGGCGGCACTGCTCAACCAGCGGGCACGACTGGTGGGGGCGGCAGCGAATAAGTTAGAGGCGCTGCGGGAGGTCATGCGATCGCGCCTAGACACCAGCCACACCCTGATTTACTGCGGCGACGGGTCGGTCGAAGACGACACCAGCGCCGAAAGCCAGCGACAGCTAGAAGCCGTGACCCGCCTGCTGGGGCGCGACCTGGGCTATCGGGTCAACACCTACACCGCTGAAACCACGCTGGATGAACGCGAAGACCTGCGGCATCAGTTTGAAACCGGAGAACTGCAAGGGCTGGTGGCAATTCGCTGCCTAGATGAAGGGGTAGACATTCCGGCGATCGAAACGGCAGTGATCTTAGCCAGCAGCGGCAACCCCCGGCAGTTTATCCAGCGGCGGGGGCGAGTGCTGCGACCCCATCCGGGCAAACGCCGCGCTACCGTTTTCGACATGATTGTGTTGCCGCCCGATTTGGGGCGGGAAACCTTAGAAGTAGAGCGAAATTTATTCAGAAAAGAACTGACCCGCTTTGTGGAATTTGCCGACCTGGCGGATAACGCAGGCGAAGCACGGAGCCAGTTGCTCGACTTGCAGCAGCGCTATGGACTGCTGGACTTGTAA
- a CDS encoding valine--pyruvate transaminase, with the protein MLPALTQFGEQMSHLTGVRAIMKDIIETLRTAQGREFINLSAGNPVILPEVEQLWRDCTMELLDSPEYGEVVCRYGSSQGYQPLIDAVAAEYNQRYGLNLGDRNILITPGSQSLYFLAANALGGYTTDGRLKQIVLPLSPDYTGYGGVTLIPEALRAYRPRLEIDATAHRFKYRPNFDQLEINETSGFVLFSRPCNPTGNVLTDDEVRKIAAMAEPYDVPVFVDSAYAPPFPCLNFTEMTPIFGPNIVHCTSLSKAGLPGERVGIAIGDERVIQHLEAFLTNLCLHSPRYGQAIAARAIRSGRLAAISEQVIRPHYQQKFAALEAALDEAMPANLPWFLHRGEGAIFAWLWLKDLPMSDWEFYQHLKQAGVIVVPGSPFFPGLQEDWTHTQECFRISLTASESELAEAMRRLAQVADRVYAQSGISQTEPAARYVNSPK; encoded by the coding sequence ATGCTTCCTGCTCTCACTCAGTTTGGCGAACAGATGTCCCACCTGACCGGGGTGCGGGCGATTATGAAAGACATCATCGAAACGCTGCGAACTGCCCAGGGACGCGAGTTTATTAACCTGAGTGCGGGCAATCCGGTGATTTTGCCAGAGGTGGAACAGCTTTGGCGCGACTGTACGATGGAACTGTTGGACAGCCCAGAATATGGTGAGGTGGTATGTCGCTATGGCTCCAGCCAGGGTTATCAGCCGCTGATCGATGCAGTGGCAGCGGAATACAACCAGCGATATGGGCTGAATTTGGGCGATCGCAACATCCTCATCACCCCCGGTAGCCAGTCGCTCTACTTTTTGGCAGCAAACGCGCTAGGCGGCTATACCACCGACGGACGGCTGAAGCAGATCGTGCTGCCCCTTAGCCCCGACTATACGGGCTATGGCGGTGTGACGCTGATTCCCGAAGCGCTGCGGGCCTATCGCCCCCGTTTAGAGATTGATGCCACTGCCCATCGCTTCAAGTATCGCCCCAACTTTGACCAGCTTGAAATCAACGAAACCTCAGGGTTTGTGCTGTTTTCGCGGCCCTGCAACCCCACGGGCAACGTGCTGACGGATGACGAGGTGCGGAAAATCGCGGCAATGGCGGAACCCTACGATGTGCCTGTGTTTGTCGATTCGGCCTATGCGCCGCCGTTCCCGTGTTTGAATTTCACCGAGATGACCCCGATTTTTGGCCCCAATATTGTCCACTGCACGAGCCTGTCGAAAGCAGGGCTGCCCGGTGAGCGCGTGGGCATAGCCATTGGCGACGAGCGGGTGATTCAACACCTGGAGGCATTTCTCACGAATCTTTGCCTGCATTCGCCACGCTATGGACAGGCGATCGCCGCCCGCGCTATCCGCTCTGGTCGGCTGGCAGCGATTTCTGAACAGGTCATCCGTCCCCACTATCAGCAGAAATTTGCCGCCCTAGAGGCTGCGCTAGACGAGGCCATGCCCGCTAATTTGCCCTGGTTCTTGCATCGGGGCGAAGGGGCGATCTTTGCTTGGCTCTGGCTCAAGGATTTGCCAATGAGCGATTGGGAGTTTTATCAGCATCTGAAGCAGGCGGGAGTGATCGTCGTACCCGGTAGCCCGTTTTTCCCCGGTCTGCAAGAGGACTGGACGCACACGCAGGAATGTTTCCGGATCAGCCTGACTGCCTCCGAGTCGGAGCTGGCTGAGGCGATGCGCCGACTCGCGCAGGTCGCCGATCGGGTCTATGCTCAATCGGGCATCAGCCAAACAGAACCGGCAGCCCGTTATGTCAATTCTCCCAAGTAG
- a CDS encoding diacylglycerol/polyprenol kinase family protein, protein MLSALPWYASAPPLWLQLAAAALWVAGITLLAEGLNRFQLVEPETVRKIVHIGTGNVILIAWWLKIPPWVGLSFSVLFSLVALVSYRFPILPGINSVGRKSLGTFFYAVSIGVLIALFWQARPHYAALGILIMAWGDGLAALVGQSFGQHRYKIGDIEKSWEGTLTMALVSFVIGGLVLGISQGTSALWGVAALVAIAATVLETFSKWGIDNLTVPIGSALLAYALVEQAGLGGLG, encoded by the coding sequence TTGCTGAGTGCCCTCCCCTGGTATGCATCTGCTCCGCCGCTGTGGCTGCAACTGGCGGCGGCGGCGCTGTGGGTGGCGGGCATTACGCTGCTGGCAGAAGGGCTAAATCGGTTTCAGCTAGTCGAGCCGGAAACCGTCCGCAAAATCGTCCACATCGGCACCGGTAACGTGATTCTGATTGCCTGGTGGCTCAAGATTCCGCCTTGGGTGGGGCTGAGCTTTTCGGTGTTGTTTAGCCTGGTGGCGCTGGTGTCCTATCGGTTCCCGATTCTGCCTGGGATCAACAGCGTCGGGCGCAAGAGCCTAGGCACTTTTTTCTATGCCGTCAGCATCGGCGTGCTGATTGCCCTGTTCTGGCAGGCGCGTCCGCACTATGCTGCGCTCGGCATTTTGATCATGGCGTGGGGCGACGGGCTGGCGGCGCTGGTGGGCCAGTCCTTTGGGCAGCATCGCTACAAAATTGGCGACATCGAGAAAAGCTGGGAAGGCACGCTGACGATGGCGCTGGTGAGCTTTGTGATTGGCGGGCTGGTGCTGGGAATTTCTCAGGGAACCTCGGCGCTGTGGGGCGTGGCGGCCCTGGTGGCGATCGCCGCTACGGTTCTTGAAACTTTCTCAAAATGGGGCATCGATAATCTCACCGTGCCCATCGGCAGCGCCCTGCTGGCCTACGCTTTGGTGGAACAGGCTGGGCTGGGCGGTTTGGGTTAG
- a CDS encoding MinD/ParA family protein → MSKVVSVHSYRGGTGKSNTTANLATMIARQGYRVGIVDTDIQSPGIHVLFGFGEDDIEGSLNDYLWGRRSISDVAHDVTSVLEGKGGDRSKVYLVPSSVKAGEIARVLREGYDVGLLNEGFRELIETLKLDYLFIDTHPGLNEETLLSITISDVLVLILRPDQQDYQGTAVTVDVARKLEVPKLLIVVNKAPQVLDFNQLKQRIEETYDAPVAGILPHSDDMMVLASTGIFTMKYPNNPLTNVVEAIAHQVMA, encoded by the coding sequence ATGTCCAAAGTGGTTTCCGTTCACTCCTATCGAGGCGGCACCGGAAAGTCCAACACGACCGCTAATCTGGCCACCATGATTGCGCGGCAGGGCTATCGCGTGGGCATTGTAGATACCGATATTCAGTCTCCCGGAATCCACGTCCTGTTTGGCTTTGGCGAAGACGACATAGAAGGATCGCTCAACGACTATCTGTGGGGGCGGCGCTCGATTTCGGATGTTGCCCATGACGTAACTTCGGTGCTGGAGGGCAAAGGGGGCGATCGCAGTAAGGTCTACCTCGTTCCCTCCAGCGTCAAAGCAGGAGAAATCGCCCGCGTGCTGCGCGAGGGCTACGACGTGGGGCTGCTGAATGAGGGCTTTCGTGAGCTGATCGAAACGCTAAAGCTCGACTATCTGTTTATTGACACGCACCCCGGCTTAAACGAGGAAACGCTGCTGTCGATTACGATTTCCGATGTGCTGGTGCTGATCCTGCGTCCCGACCAGCAAGACTATCAGGGAACTGCCGTGACGGTAGACGTTGCCCGCAAGCTAGAAGTCCCCAAGCTGCTGATCGTGGTCAACAAGGCTCCACAAGTGCTGGATTTCAACCAGCTTAAACAGCGCATTGAAGAAACCTACGATGCGCCTGTGGCAGGCATTTTGCCCCACTCGGACGACATGATGGTGCTGGCCAGCACGGGTATTTTTACAATGAAGTATCCCAACAACCCGCTGACGAACGTGGTGGAGGCGATCGCCCATCAGGTCATGGCCTAG
- the blsG gene encoding arginine 2,3-aminomutase, with protein MPKTQDLVWSDWRSQLQHRISTLEGLQQWINVTPEEAAAIQASAGKYRWSITPYYASLMDRNDPNCPIRLQSVPALQEFQSFPGADPDPVGDTQYRKTNRVVHKYPDRIVLLVTEVCAVYCRHCTRKFHTTDLEGTYFETSEAASWEQDFEYIASHPEIRDVLLTGGDPLTYSDEKLELIISRLRKIPHVEIIRIGSRYPVLLPMRITPEFCAMLEKYHPIWLNTHFNHPKEITPEAAAACDRLLRHGIPVQNQSVLLKGINDDLETMRSLLHELLKIRVRPYYLYHCDNVTGVSHFATSVEKGREIMRGLLGHTTGFAVPQYIVTTKLGKIPLWETQVHADEQGYWLENYQGQTLHLAESDGY; from the coding sequence ATGCCGAAAACACAGGATTTGGTTTGGTCAGACTGGCGATCGCAGCTCCAGCACCGCATCAGCACCCTCGAAGGGTTGCAGCAGTGGATCAACGTCACACCCGAAGAGGCAGCGGCAATCCAGGCATCGGCGGGGAAATATCGCTGGAGCATCACGCCTTACTATGCTTCACTGATGGATCGCAACGACCCAAACTGCCCAATCCGCCTCCAGTCGGTGCCTGCGCTACAAGAGTTTCAGTCTTTTCCTGGCGCAGACCCAGACCCCGTGGGCGATACTCAATACCGCAAAACCAACCGCGTCGTTCACAAATATCCCGACCGCATCGTACTGCTGGTGACGGAGGTTTGCGCCGTGTATTGCCGCCACTGCACCCGCAAGTTTCACACCACCGACCTGGAAGGCACCTACTTTGAAACCAGCGAAGCCGCCTCCTGGGAGCAGGATTTTGAATACATCGCCAGCCACCCCGAAATTCGCGATGTGCTGCTGACGGGCGGCGACCCGCTCACTTATTCTGACGAAAAGCTAGAGCTGATTATTTCCCGATTACGCAAGATTCCCCACGTAGAGATTATTCGGATTGGCAGTCGCTATCCGGTGCTGCTGCCGATGCGGATTACGCCAGAGTTTTGCGCCATGCTAGAGAAATATCACCCGATCTGGCTGAATACGCATTTCAACCATCCCAAGGAGATCACGCCAGAAGCGGCAGCCGCGTGCGATCGCCTCTTGCGGCACGGCATTCCGGTGCAAAATCAGAGCGTGCTGCTGAAGGGCATCAACGATGACCTGGAAACCATGCGATCGCTCCTGCACGAACTGCTCAAAATCCGCGTCCGGCCTTACTATCTCTATCACTGCGACAACGTGACGGGCGTATCGCACTTTGCCACCAGTGTGGAAAAAGGACGGGAAATCATGCGAGGATTATTGGGTCATACCACTGGGTTTGCCGTACCGCAATATATCGTCACCACGAAGCTGGGTAAGATTCCCCTTTGGGAGACTCAGGTTCACGCCGACGAGCAGGGCTACTGGCTAGAAAATTATCAAGGTCAAACCCTCCACCTTGCCGAATCAGACGGATACTAG
- a CDS encoding HAMP domain-containing protein produces the protein MQKVAMSQIVSSASAANLAEKQRFWSLRWKLLTGFTLVFSAVFAVVYWWFYNFSTEKAIARLKQDLESTAIGTAYGVNAEELLALYQTGQRNAEGFSDDPRYLHQLEWFATAHRISPNVYAYSFILGKPSENRRIGKPATTGDELEVIYLVDSLWRFLPERALPFLEPDKPSPYSLRAFQQGETVNRDLYTDQWGSWISAYTPIRDKSGKIVAVLGADIEADHVFEVQQQLRDRLLLSFLATYGTLFGLVYLLSGILSRPLKELAAAAERIGEGDYSQDLNTLSKSAIQDEISTLARVFQLMVDKVRQREESLKQQVASLKIEIDQVKRRKQVKEIVETDFFQDLVVKARKLRNRPMEK, from the coding sequence GTGCAAAAGGTTGCCATGAGCCAGATTGTCTCCTCTGCATCTGCTGCCAATTTGGCGGAGAAACAGCGCTTTTGGAGCCTCCGCTGGAAACTGCTCACGGGCTTTACGCTCGTATTCAGCGCCGTTTTTGCAGTGGTGTACTGGTGGTTCTATAACTTTTCAACCGAAAAGGCGATCGCCCGCCTCAAACAAGACCTGGAAAGCACCGCCATCGGCACTGCCTATGGTGTCAATGCCGAGGAACTGCTGGCGCTGTATCAGACCGGGCAGCGAAACGCAGAGGGCTTTTCAGACGATCCACGCTACCTGCACCAGTTGGAATGGTTTGCAACCGCCCACCGCATTTCCCCCAACGTCTACGCCTACAGCTTCATTTTGGGCAAGCCGAGCGAAAACCGCCGCATCGGAAAACCGGCCACGACAGGTGATGAACTGGAGGTGATATATCTGGTCGATTCCCTCTGGCGATTTTTGCCAGAACGGGCGCTGCCGTTTTTGGAACCCGACAAGCCTTCACCCTATTCGCTGCGGGCCTTTCAGCAGGGTGAAACGGTCAACCGCGACCTCTACACTGACCAGTGGGGAAGCTGGATTTCTGCCTACACCCCGATTCGTGACAAGAGCGGAAAAATCGTCGCCGTGCTGGGAGCCGACATCGAAGCCGACCATGTCTTTGAGGTACAGCAGCAGTTGCGCGATCGCCTCCTGCTGTCGTTCTTGGCAACCTACGGCACGCTGTTCGGCTTGGTCTATCTGCTGTCGGGCATTTTGTCGCGCCCGCTAAAGGAACTAGCCGCCGCTGCCGAGCGTATTGGCGAAGGCGACTATAGTCAGGATCTCAACACGCTCAGCAAAAGCGCCATTCAAGACGAAATTTCTACCCTCGCCCGCGTGTTTCAACTCATGGTGGATAAGGTGCGCCAACGGGAAGAATCCCTCAAACAGCAGGTCGCCAGCCTCAAAATCGAAATTGATCAGGTAAAACGCCGAAAGCAGGTGAAAGAAATTGTGGAAACCGATTTCTTTCAGGATTTGGTCGTTAAGGCGCGGAAGCTGCGAAATCGGCCAATGGAAAAATAA
- a CDS encoding HAD family hydrolase encodes MLKALLFDLDGTVANTDPLHYQTWKAVMAELGMEIDRKFYDANFSGRLNEQIVRDLLPHLSAEEGAKLSAEKEARFRQQATSLEPTPGLWDVLHWMQHHELRRAVVTNAPVENAEFLMQTLALKPLFPVVVLGDELPKGKPDPLPYQTALERLGVSATEAIAFEDSPSGICSAVGAGIPTVGVAATHSAEELSQLGTRLVIQDFTDPRLWSWLKSARSLQTTNF; translated from the coding sequence ATGTTGAAAGCGCTGTTGTTCGATCTAGATGGAACTGTGGCCAACACAGACCCACTGCACTACCAGACCTGGAAAGCGGTGATGGCGGAGTTGGGCATGGAAATCGACCGCAAGTTTTATGACGCAAACTTCAGCGGGCGGCTAAATGAGCAAATTGTCCGCGATTTGCTGCCGCACCTGTCGGCAGAAGAGGGCGCAAAGCTGAGTGCTGAAAAAGAAGCGCGGTTTCGCCAGCAGGCAACGAGTCTAGAGCCAACGCCGGGCCTGTGGGACGTGCTGCACTGGATGCAGCATCATGAGTTGCGGCGGGCCGTGGTGACGAATGCACCCGTGGAAAATGCAGAATTCCTGATGCAAACGCTGGCCCTAAAGCCGCTGTTTCCTGTGGTGGTGCTGGGCGACGAGTTGCCCAAAGGTAAGCCCGATCCGCTGCCCTACCAAACGGCGCTGGAACGGCTGGGCGTGTCAGCGACAGAGGCGATCGCCTTTGAAGATTCACCCTCTGGCATTTGCTCGGCAGTGGGGGCGGGCATTCCCACGGTGGGCGTGGCGGCGACCCACTCAGCCGAGGAGCTGAGCCAGTTGGGCACGCGGCTGGTGATTCAGGACTTCACCGATCCGCGCCTGTGGAGTTGGCTGAAATCGGCAAGGAGTCTCCAAACTACCAATTTCTAA
- a CDS encoding TetR/AcrR family transcriptional regulator: MPLFQRPPQTEGETRTRILRAAQRLFARRGYDGTTTHDLAIEAGVAEGTLFRHFENKKAILVEVVTQGWVELLTDLLTELSEMGSSRAIAQVMRKRMLNLHQNADMLRVCFLEAQFHPDLRDRIQTEVISKMTDVAEAFFQTAMDNGIYRRMNPRTVAQVFLGMFTVAGFSRDTIMPEQSSPAAMQEMAEGIADIFLHGVLADSSEA; this comes from the coding sequence ATGCCTCTGTTTCAGCGACCCCCCCAGACCGAAGGCGAAACGCGCACGCGCATCCTGCGGGCGGCGCAGCGGCTGTTTGCGCGGCGGGGCTATGACGGCACAACGACACACGATCTGGCAATCGAAGCAGGTGTGGCCGAGGGGACGCTGTTTCGACACTTCGAAAACAAGAAAGCAATTTTGGTCGAAGTCGTAACGCAGGGCTGGGTGGAACTGCTCACTGATTTGCTGACGGAACTGAGCGAAATGGGCAGCTCTAGGGCGATCGCCCAGGTCATGCGAAAGCGAATGCTCAACTTGCATCAAAACGCCGACATGCTGCGGGTGTGCTTTTTGGAAGCACAGTTCCACCCCGATTTGCGCGATCGCATCCAGACCGAAGTCATCAGCAAAATGACCGATGTCGCCGAAGCCTTCTTTCAAACCGCAATGGACAATGGCATCTATCGCCGCATGAACCCGCGCACCGTCGCGCAAGTGTTTCTGGGAATGTTCACGGTGGCAGGCTTTAGCCGCGATACTATCATGCCCGAACAGTCTTCCCCCGCCGCTATGCAGGAAATGGCCGAAGGCATCGCCGATATCTTTCTCCACGGCGTGCTGGCCGACTCCAGCGAAGCGTGA
- the nadD gene encoding nicotinate (nicotinamide) nucleotide adenylyltransferase: MQRLGIFGGTFNPPHWGHLHIAEAALHQVQLDQVLWIPAVVPPHRKGQDVLAIAHRLELVKRAIAPHQSFALCCVDPKTAGDRSYAIDLLHQLETQYTQYISNNHEIGSADNQWFWIIGQDAFATLPRWYRRRDLIPRCTWLVAPRRPLSPAATPAATPAATIQILQSQGIDIRWQQLDLSPLDISSSQIRQRVGDRLPIDTLVPDAVREYIEEKRLYQCPNL, translated from the coding sequence ATGCAACGCCTGGGCATTTTTGGCGGCACGTTTAACCCGCCCCATTGGGGGCATTTGCACATTGCGGAGGCGGCGTTGCACCAGGTGCAGCTTGACCAGGTGTTGTGGATTCCTGCGGTGGTGCCGCCGCATCGCAAGGGACAGGACGTGCTGGCGATCGCCCATCGGCTGGAACTGGTGAAGCGGGCGATCGCGCCTCACCAGTCCTTTGCGCTCTGCTGCGTCGATCCCAAAACAGCGGGCGATCGCTCCTACGCCATCGACCTGCTCCACCAACTAGAAACGCAATACACGCAATATATAAGTAACAATCATGAAATCGGATCTGCCGATAATCAATGGTTTTGGATTATCGGGCAGGATGCCTTTGCCACGCTGCCCCGCTGGTATCGTCGTCGGGATCTCATTCCCCGCTGCACCTGGCTGGTTGCGCCGCGCCGTCCCCTCAGCCCCGCTGCCACTCCCGCTGCCACTCCCGCTGCCACCATCCAGATTCTCCAGTCCCAGGGAATTGACATCCGCTGGCAGCAGCTCGACCTGTCGCCGCTAGACATTTCCTCTAGCCAAATTCGGCAGCGCGTGGGCGATCGTCTGCCTATCGACACGCTCGTCCCCGATGCCGTGCGTGAATACATTGAGGAGAAGCGGCTTTATCAGTGCCCTAATCTCTAA